CCTTACCTTATTCCATCTTTTGCCAAAAAGAAAATACCAATTCGGtgtcaaaataacttttttttacctgtctacacctgcgtataaagctcagtttcacgtcatttctttgcgaaattgttgcctcctgttcgtcagtgcacctcTTTAGcagttttgtcaagccattgtctacccgttacgttcccagcctgttttttgaccaaagattattgacttctgttttgttgaccattgcctgcctgtaccaggactttgcctgctgtctttgtgcttttgaccctcggagcagacttcggtcttgactcttgcgccgtcatcgaccctgagcctgcctaccgtctgcctgtacttctgccccgctgacagctttcctgactaccggactttttgcatggtgtaccgattacgagaccgCCTTCttcctcggtactgtactttggttttggctggattttatgtgtatgaattttatgtgtatgaacattgcttgttttttgactacgctcactggacactCCCTGAATAAAgtcctgatgggactttattacacccctgtttctgattcgtgcattttgggtctaaccccccatgcacccgtctcactttTGTGAGTGAGATTAGAGTGAGattagaacaaaacaaaaaccagactTGACAGATCATGACTGACAGATTGCAAATGAGGTATTTGTTTGGTTTACTTTAGCTGCTGCTGAAGTTATTTCGTTGACATGCAGCTTGATACACCAAGTTAGTAATCAAGGaaaacagtgatttaaatgaacaCCAAAGTTGTTGTGGAAAAAATTGGTCATATACATACGGTATATCCAAGATTTGAATATTTTGAATACGGCTTCTTCTGCTCTATCTGTATTCAAATTGGCAATTCATTATATTCTATTACTGAGTTATTCCATTTTTTGTAGAGAATTTATTCAAAGTAATTCAGATTCTACCCTTTCCTACAGCGAAAGGCTATACTTATCGATTTGGCAAATTCTCATACTCTCTCTGCATAATAGACAGTCATGGAGTAATTGGACTGCTTCTTGCTGCTAAAATGGACATATACATAGCattacctctgtgtgtgtaaataaaaaaattagcaTTTAACAATGAAATAATTGGCAGATTCAGTGAACCATATAGGTTGAGAAATCTCCTTGaattattctttgttatttatttattttatcctttGTGTTGATTTAGTAAAGCTTCatgtaattgtgtgtttatacattatttcagttttagtatATGCCcaaacagttttattttcagtgaaatatgTTGTAGAAACTTATTAGAAGTTTCTCACGACCTTCACTTTGGCTGGTATAGGGGCATTGGTGTTGTCTAAAGGAAGAAAATACTCTTTGAATACTCCAAAGCAGCTTATACAGAGACGGTATCCCTGCTGAGgttgtacgtgtatgtattaCATGATTTCtttgtatatatactgtatattttaacatTACATCTTCAGTTGGACCTATTTCCTGTGGGGGATGCAGCacgaggccactgtgctcaagGGCAGCGCCATGGCTTCCTGGATGAGGGGGTCGCTGTAATGGGGGAATAGTGGAACTCCCACATGCACTAGACGGCAGTCAAAATGCTGGGACTAAAAGGTTTGCTTTGGCAAAGGAGAGACTGCCTTTTCTTTAAACAACAAACCATCAATGCCCTTATACTAGCCATTATTGTACATAGGCAGGAATATGTACAAAActttaaaaacatattaaaacattccctgcacattttacatttgtgtaAAAACTCGGTAATTAATATGGGTGATCTCTAAATAGGCATGGCACATTGCAGTAAGTTAGTTCAATGTGTTCAAAACTGTGGCATGTTGTACCACACCGCTCTCATTTACACAGTGAGGAGGTAGTTACAGTACCTGCCATTTGTGTTAAGATTTCCGGATGAAAGTATCTGGTGCATTTTGTATctggtgaaataaattaaagtacAGTATATTGACTTTGAAATGTAGTTACTTATCTACAAATGattagtatgtgtgtatagacaTTACTTTGTTTTCGATTGGAAAGCTTCACTGCTGAACAAACCTACAAACCTACACACTTCCACCccaatttttcttctgtttttacgACGTTAGCCAGCAGGCATTGTTTAGTGGAGCTGGACTGAGTAATGGTTTAAATATACTGGCATGGTGTGTGCAGTATGAGTCATCATTGAGTCAAACTTTTGATTGagtcattctttctctctgtgtgctgtggccTGTTGTGCCTCCTGTGGTTTTTTGGTGGATGGGATTTAAACTTGCTTTTGAGAAGGAAGATTGATACCAAACGGAAGCCAAAAGCACATTACTGTGTGATGTCAGGGCGATTGTGAATGTTCCTATGTGTGAAGTGAGACCGAGCCAAGAAAACACACCTAAGGGTCAGCAGCTCGCTGCTTATCTCGAGAGTGAAAAGGTGAGGGCAGGGACTATGCTTTAAATGAATAACAGCTCACCTTCACAAAATGGAGACTGTGGCCAAGGCCGAGGTCAGGTTGAGTTGTATCAAGTGTGTATCAAGTGTTTGTCATCAAGTACGATGGATGGAAAAGCATTAAAGTGCAGAGTAAATGATAATAATCACTTGAGAAAGTATGAAATACTACTGTAGGTTGTTTTTACTGCAGCCTTTGACGttactgtgggggggggggggggggggttctgggggTTTTTGGTCTGGTGCTTTGATAGAGATAGAGAACAGCTTTTTCTACTCGCTGGCTCCATTACACCATACTCCTGATTACTGAATTGTCATTATGAAACAGGCAATTACTCcagaagaacagaaacacacaggagcaATGGCTAATTGAGTTAACAAGTCCTACGTGTGCTTATTACGCTGTCTAGGCCCCAGCCTTCATTTAGTTCATTCTCTTCAGCTACAATTTTCCTTGTAATATCCACGACTACCCTGTTTATGACTAGCAACACTTAACGCCTATATTCAAAAtgatgggaaaaaaaaccttgcaCTTTCATTTCAGGCCCTGTTCAGCAATCAAGTGAAGAAAAAATACATCCCTGTTCAATCGAGTGAAATTATCTTTCCTCAGTGGCTAACATAGCCTATTCTTTTAATAGAAGTCAAGAGTGAGGCTGGACAGCTCATGGCATGAATAatgattatataaataaaaagcacaGCAGCCCGATTTGTACCCTCACTGGATAGGCTGCAAGGTCATCATATGGCCAGTGCCTCAGTCTATCTCTCAGATAAGAAGTGGTTCTGTAATCAGACTGGGAGTGAGTGCCATTTTAGTGATGCTCTCTGCAATTGCTCACTCGAGagaaaccattaccttcaagggTCAAGGCTCGTAGGTTATTGTGGGTGAACAGCTTTGAAAGAAAGCAAATGGGCTACAGACATATGTGAGTTTGATGCACTGCCTTTTTCTGCATCCTGAAAAGTTTATGCACTGTTGCATATTTATGATACATTTCAGGTTCATAACTATGAGTAAAATATGCCCATTAGTATCCATTACCCTATCCCTCTTGACTGACTTTTCTGAAAGATCCTGTCATAATTATCATCAAGAGTGATCTATCAATTTTATATACAGAGAGTGCCTGTCATAGTCCAAGCTCTTTAAGCCTGGGTTAAGTACAATGCATCTTTAATTAGCAGAAAACAAAGCTGTGAAATATTGAGTAATCCCAGAATGAAACATCCATCATACTGTTTCAGAGctcaaaataatttaatcacAGAATATGGCAAAAGCTGTActgaaaacaaatgacaaaatataaaaaagtttttGGCAGTATACCAGTTTACACTTTCACCTTCACACTGGAATAGATACCTCTACCTTCTACCACGTTACCACTATGCCATTTTAATGTCGTTTCAGCATATGGAAACTGCTCTCGTTTGGATGAATgaacctgtacacacactttaaatatgtttaaatgtatCTTTTGTCTAACCTCTTTAGTTTACATTCTTTTATACATTGTGATGCTGAGGCCACAGTAGTTTAAGCTCCAAAGAATATACAATGCTTCCGATCAGTTAGTTTTTCCATTTTGCTCCTTTGGGAAAAACTTAGTCGTACACAGCAAGGCAGTCCGTTGCTGTGTGGCTCATTTCTCCCGGTGATGTCCTCATTGACTGCAGCAGagtggatggtgcagtggtgttggtgggggcTTGGGTTCGTAACAGAAGTGGATGGCTGGTGAGAGAGCTGCCTGTAAGATGGAGGACAGTCCCACAGGTGTGCTGCTGTCCCCGTCTGGTCCCCGCCCGGTTCTGGAGCAGCCGGGCTCAGTCCAGGGCCAGCAGGGGCTGCGCCGTGTCCTCTTCCCTGTCCTGGTGCCGCAGTGTCCCCGGCTCCACCACTGACTGAGACCTGGAGGAGACAGGGGCAAAAACAATAGCAATTTGGAATGTAGCTATGCTAAGAGCAGCATGGCCTCCGAGCAAAATGTTCTTCTGATAACTCTAGGCCGAGAATGGACTAACCACAACATGGCATCCCAACGATGGAATACTGAAAGCTCACTGCACAGACTGTATCTGGATATTTTGCATGTACTTTCTAGACTCGTAaggcattcattttaattaaaagtcCCAGATAGTAGTTTCACCTTGACCAGTCTTAACATTAAACACGTCTCAGAAGAGCACAGATTATGGCCCTATGCAATGTATGCAGCTACTGTACCACAAGTGTGATAAGGCAGCACACAGCCTGTCTGGAACATTAAGGCCTCTTGCTGTATCTGTCATAGATAAGAGTTATGCATGAACTGATTAGCACATGGAAGACAGATGAAGTCAGCACGGGGGGTAATAAAGGCCAAGGTGGGGGATGATACAGAATCACACAAAAGGAGGTCTGCTTTCTGCAGGAAACATGAATAACTGCCTCAGAGAATTCTCCCCTGGATTGCTCTCCTGCAATTTAATTTGCCTGAAGTCGCTTCGACGGCATTAGGAAGGGACTTGATTAATAAAAACACTTATAAATTCCAGGTTCTGAGCTCAGAAATGCTCCCTTTTTACAAGATGCCGTAATTTAAGAGGAGACAGCAACGTTCTCTAACAGCAGCTATCGCTAACTCCTAGCCTTCGCTGTGATTTGTGTTTCCATGCAATGTTAACGAACACTGCCTGTGAGAATTACACCCCTCATTGATCAGTGTCTTTAAATCTTTTATCTTTAGTAACgttatctttatttttaacattctgTAAGAGAGATGCCTCCTCGTGCTAAAACAAAGCACCACATTTGAAAGGCTTATGCACAGAATCTCTTGCGTACTCCTGAGACTAAAGTCCAGTGCCACTTCAGAGCTCAGGGTTGCTTCAAAAACCTGTTACAGGGCTGCTTCAAAGCACAAATGAGATTTGATGTTCTGAGAACTAAAGCGTTGCAATAAGCTCATCCCAGACTGTGCTGTCTAATTTCACCAAAATTAAGGGCAAGTCACTCATTTGTGTATTAATGCAGTTTAAGCATTGTTGATTGACAGGATGTGATGCAAACCCAGAGGTTCAGCAAGAGCACAGTCTGTGACTGAAAGATAAGCAGCATTCAGAAATAGACAGCACCATCTGTGGCCAGGTCTGCGAACTTTTAGGGAATGATGGAAACAAGCTTGAAATGTCAACAGAGAAGGATccatctttattttgtttttgaaaacatttttgaggAGAGATAATGGATTAGGTTCAAGTATAGCCCAGATGGCCCTTCTGTCAACTGTGCAGTAGGGAACCGAGTCAAAGCACCGATGGGGAGAAATACCCTCTCCTTTCTCACAAGCTCACAGCACCTCTACCCAGCCTCTAGCCTCCTGCCTTGCTTCACTCAGACTAGGCATCTAATGTGGCTCACTCCATGTGTGAGACGTCCTTTTTCTCAAAACCAGTCCCTATCCATCATCAAATTATTGTATTCTGCAGGCACCCAGTTAACTTACTGTAGATCTTACTCTTTTCAGtccatttatataaaaatacaggTAAAGAATGAATGTCTGGTTAAGTACAGTATACAACAACAGTCATCCCCCAACCTACTGCAGTTGAAAGCCCAGCTCTCATACCCTTTACACTGTACCACATTACTGATGATGGCACATACAACCTTGGCCCTGTAATCATTATGAATATGTGGCAGGAATGACATGCAGATGCCCTGCATCCACCTGTAGATGACAGATGGGGATGTGTTCTGTGTATCTGACAGTGAGCAGGGTCTTGCCCCCCTGTGCTCTACACTCTACACTATTTTGGGCATGTCATTGCAGTGAAATAACACAACCAGTATATAAAACCCcactgcacagcacagctgCACTAATCTCTGCATATTGTTGCTTATCCAGCTTTACCCAGCAAGGAGCTTACAGAGTCTACTCATTTCTGGCATACTCCTTTCACTTTTCGGGCTGCACACAGATTAGAACTGTGCAAAGCCAGATGGAAAGAGATCCTGCTAAGAAGGCCCTTGGTTAGAGAAGAAATCCAGACTAATAACTCTGCCCTAGTGGAGTccccatacatacacatacacacacacacacacatacagacatgcacacatgcacacacacgcacacgcaacacaAACCACCAATCAGATAAACAAGCCATGCCAGTAATCACCCTGACCTGATCCATTTCACAGactttctggcacaaaatgaaACAGAGCATGATAGCCCTCTTTAACATAatatgtgtgggtgcatgtgtccATGTCTGCCCATTACAAAAATAAGACAGCTGGCAGCAACATagcaaatactttttaatacattgtatgtatatataataataatcttatgtaatcttatttctattactttggGCACTGGCTTGTGTGCTCTATCAGAAGGATGTGTAGAGAATGATGTGTCGCCAAAGCATGAAGGGCAGTCTGTaacctagaggctaaggtgcatgaccgggCCCCgaaagtcccggtgtagccatgataagatctgcacagatcTGCGGATCCCTCACACCAATTTGAGCAATGTTTCCCTCTGTTTCCCACAGAGATGGTCGGGTGATATCATCTGCCACCCTTTTTCACACAATAAACAGCCACCTTCCCTCACCCACTGCTGGGGCGTCGCAGGGTCAGGCGCTTAATTAGAGCAGGCAGCAACGCAAAGAAATACAAAGGGGAGGGGCAGGTTGTGAGTGTCCTGGGTTAACTATAGGATTTAATAAGACACCATGATCCCTGGAGGTTCATCTgtgatgtattttttaaattaaatcagtgCAGGGGGAGGAGTCTCTAGAGGCTTGCTCTGCCATGACTCGCCGCTGATTGCAGAGTCAGCCATTCACACGCTGAGATAAATCCTGGAGCCCCGCCTCCATTCTCCTCTTTATTCATTTCTGATTCGTGTGGGTCTGAATGCTGCATGggattttttcatatttcaatttattttattttgtggagAAAACAGGGTTGAattaaaacagacacacacacatacacatatgcacacacacacacacacacagagcacattcTCCATCTCCATACCTACCAACTCGAAATTCATTGTGCTATAATAAATTATTCTTGGAGCTGTTCTTGGAGTATTTCTTTCAAAACTgaacaaacataaatatttatagtCTTGAAAGAGGATACGAAATCTGTAGAGGAACAATTAGAGTTATATTTCTCCATCCTCATTCTGCTGTTACTGTTTAGCTACCATGTTCTGCTTCCATTGTGGTTTAGATGTGATTTGAATCTATGACCCCTGTCTTAGTTCATGAAACACCTCTGTTTCCGTTCGTGTTTGTCCTTTCTCATATTCTCTCCTTTGTGCGGAGAGAAAGCCTTTGGCTCCTTTTGGCTGCGACTGGGAGATGAAAATTGATTGCGAGAAAAAAGCCCCAGTAGGTCGGTGTCAGGAAAAGTGGGGAAAAACAAGCGGGACTGAGAAAACAACCATTAGTAAATATAAAGACCGCTTTTAGAGTTTAGTGTTGCTCAGATGTattgataatctatcagggagGCTCTAAGAGAAGGCAATTTTctggaggaaatggagagagCTTGAGGACATCAcaaatgggagggggggggagataaCCGCAAGTTGCTGTCCAATTGTAACTGATAATTCAGAGCTCTGAGGTCAGTTTACTTCATATTAAAAGTCAAGATGTCTGATCCACCTGCAGGCATtgcacaaaacagaaaataaatagtaataaaaaataaataagcacaCCTGGCCCACAAATCTAAAGAAAGCTCAAATGTATATCATTTCTTCGTTTTCACTGCTGATATTGGTTAGTCTTCGTAAGAGGAATGCCTGTGAGACCTCAACACAAAGATTAACACTATACAGTGGTGGCAActttccaaaggtagccattaaACCAGACTCCAATCCATATCCCCCACCTGGGTATAATGTAACCAACAACTTGCATTAAAGGAAGCCATAAAACCTGTCAGCTTTAACAATGTCTCTCAGCAGCTACAACATATCAACATAAATACATCATAAATCCAACGGCCAGTTTCCGCATTTTATGTGAGTTTGCCGTCCTGGATGTAATGTTCAAATGCTGGAGCACTCATTCACGTACACTTGACTGGGTGGGGCTTCTGTTTGGTTTTGTGTTAGTGTGATAAGAAAATGATcatcacccattcacacaagaTAGCAGAGGCCTATTTGATTTCACCTTAGTTGTGCCATAAGCAACTACAACTATACAGAGTAGCAAGCTGGTTCATGAGAAAACATTATAGTCAAAAGATTGGAGGCcattcttcatattcattacatttgaTGTACGCAAACTTTAAATACAACTTTCTGTTATTCGCTGCTTTGTCGCCACAAACACAACTGTAATTCAAGAGCAGTAACCTTAACAGCTGTTCCAGTTCATATGGCATTTCAGGCACTAAACTCAACATTTTGAGCACTGTTAGATTTGTTGGAATTGGTCCTGCACACTTGCATGATAGGTTGCATGATACAACTgcaattcatttgttttcatttgtttatttttacatttttctttcttgttaAAATCATTGTCGTTCAATGTCATTCTGTGACATTGAAGTTGTAACAACGTGGCTATGGTATTACTTGGAAttctataaaatgaaatgaataaatggGCTATCCTGTGCATGGTGTAAGGGACAGAGGAGTCTTACCTTTTCATAAGTTTCTCAGAGCACTCTTTATCAGAGATTCCCAGAGCTTCCTTCACATGCAGCGCATCATACGTGTGCGTGTATTCCGTCTCGTCGTTATAGTCCGGGCCTAACAACGTCCGAGCCCACATGCCCATGTCATATGGCGGTAGGGTCCCACCAAACTCAGATGGCAAGCATTCTGGGTAAATCAGCTGGTGTAAACTGTTCAGATTGTTCCCATGGAGAAAAATCTGTTGGAGGAAAATTGAGAATGTGAGAACCATTTCTTTAGACTTATAGGTCTTCCGcggctgtagcccatccacttcaaggtttgatgtattgtgtgctcttctgcataccactgttttaatacaAGGTTACTGtagccttcctgtcagcttgaatcagtctgcccattctcctctgacctgtctcataAAACAGGCatttgcttttatgcattgagttgctgccacatgattggctgcctTATAAAGTGGTCAGAGCATATTTAGTGCAATTATTATTGTATGTACACTCGCTGAACACTGCTGAATATACCTTGTGGTTGAATGAAGCAGAACTGTTTGCTAATAAATCACAACCACAGCAAATGGTTGGGCCCCATCTTAGCATCAATTCCATGCTAACAACTTTTCAGCGcaagagcatgagagagagagagggagtcgtGAGTCGGTGAGAGGGATTAAAGATACTTACCCGTTTCCTGGTCTTGTCTTTCAAGAAGGGCTTGATTATGGTGTACAGAGCATGGATGTACCATGGCTGGTTGacaaaatggattccaccaaatcgAGCAGGAAAGCTGTCCTGTGATCCCAAAAAGACAGGAAACCAGTGACTTCCAGGCATCACACATCTGCACTACAGTGGAGTCGAACAGAACTTTACAATGCCTGAAACAACttgtatgtattcatttttttctaacAATAACAATGTGGTTAAGATTTAGATTTACAATTCCGTTCATCCAATCACACAGTCAATCACACTGGGCTGCAACAGGAAAGAGCCGAAGTTGCTGATGATGAGTCATCAGTACTCTTCGTGCATCGGTAACCTATCGCTGTCCTGATTTCCACTCTACCAAAATAAAGTGAAAGATTTGAGTGTGCCTGTGATgttcaggaggaggaagaacatGGCATCTGCTTCAGGAGAACTGTCACAAAGTCACTGCAGAAGCTCCGGCAGAGTTTCCCACAGGAATACTGCTGGAAGCAACTGCAGCACTCAGCTGCACGCTTTAATGCAAATTCATACATTAAAAGAAACGTGACTAATGCTGATTATGCGCTTTCTGCGGGTCTGGAACATTCAAGGAACATCCGAGGATAGGTACTTCACTGCTAACTCTGAAATGTAGGCTAAACGAGGCGTAAGGTTTTGATATCTAAAGGAGTGAAGGATTTGAAGTTGCCTATGGAGCAGAGTGTATTGTGTACATGAGTCTGCTGTAGACAATGATGTCACTGCTCCTGGAGTGAGGGGTCAAGAGAGGAGAAATATGTGGTTGCTTGTTAGAGGTATACAGTAGGTCTCCCATCCAGGATGAGAACTGCACCAGTCGCATATGACAGTCCGCAGAATTATGTTTCCTAACAGTAAAAAATCCCCTCTGGACCAAATTAATACTTAAATTTCCATTAGTGTGCATTTATACAATTACAGAAGGTTGGACACGTAGATAAACGTTCCCAGTGAAGTCCTATGtgcattaaaatgataaaaatagcTGCACCTGTATTTTGTCTAGTGTACATTTCTGGTATATAGAAGATATCTGATCTAAACTGCCAACGTGGCAAGTTTTATTCAGAAATCTATTTTTAAGTGCTATGTCACTGCCAAGATCACATGAGGCTTGctctaatcacacacataaaaaaggGTCATGTCatagtgatttttttaaaaacaattgtgGTGCTCCAAGGTAAATTGTCTGCACTATGCTAAAGTAAATCTAAACAAATGTATCTATAATTATGGGgagaaaaacatttatattacacCAGCAGACCTACCctgtaataataacataaaatgAAGTGTCAGGAAAACCAATGTAACTAGACATATTTTCAGAAGGCATTAATGCACACATATTAGTTTTAGTCATTGGTTTTAATAGTACTGCTGCCGAGACTGCGGATTGATTACACACTTTATACCAAGCTCCACTGAGAATACTCTGAATAGAGCTGCTGAATTAAAAACACCTTTTACTCTCGGCCGGTTGTTGCTCTTGGCTCAGCCATGTTTGATTTTGACTGTATTTTTCCCTTGAGGAAGCGTAGCAGTCAGCTGGAGAATTGTTGTgctggagggtggagggggataTCTCCTTGAGTCCtgaccacagcccacagcccacaatGAACTGACAACAACACTATGAAAGCCAAGTCACAGAGCTTTCAGAGATTCTCCACTTCAGATAATGAAGTGGGATAATGAAGAGGATTGTCTCCACTCTTTAACTGAAACAGGGCTCAGCCACTCATTATTAGGAAAGAGTCACCAAGCTTTTTTCAGTTTCTGTGATTACACCTTTCATGAGATGTTATTGACATTCcgttaaaatgtcattttacgGAATATTACTTTCTGCATACTGTTTATTGTCCAGACATTatttaatattacatattttgctTAGAGTGATAAATGAACAGCTCAGTTTAACAGCTGTACTTCCTGTAAAAATTTTTCCTGGAAAGCGCTCAAAacacaagaaaacattttctgttctcAAATGTTGCAGTCACTAATACAGAGCTGTAAAACATCTAACTCAATACACTAGCCAAACTATGATAAATGTTTCATCTCAACTTGTTATTGTACAATGTCAAAGACTATATAACCAAATAATCTGtaggaaaatgtatattttataatgAAACTGACCTTGGCTTGGCTGAATTGAAGTCGAGTAATGACAATAATAGACTCAGAACTTACATTGTCTTTCTTTTAACATGGCAAACAACTCACAAAATAATCTACATAGGGAGGCCTATTATTCCTGCATTTGTGAGGCCTCAAAAACATTTGCCATGCTCGACACGGCTTACTCATATCTACCACTGAATATAATGATAAAACCTTTCAACATCCCCAGTACAATGTCAGTTTGCGTCTATCATATTCCTGTAGTTATGGCAAATTACCCCAACCAGAAAAGGACATACTCATATTGGCTCAGCATATTAATGCACATGCTTTGCCATACATAAATGTACCTATCTCCAGGCTAACGTTAAATCATTTACCAGTAATTGGAGAGGTCTTATTCATTTAAGCAATATCAGTATCATTAATTTCCGGAATAAAGTCTTTTACTTCATCCAAGCAtctcatactgtatatttatactaTATGAGATATTAATTCCGTTTTTAAAACACTGAATCAGTATGCTGTGATTTGTATTACTCTTTGAATTGAATTATAAAAGCCAATGCCAAATTTATATTGCAAAACAAGATAATTCCCATTTTCATTTGAACTGATCTTAGTCAAGAATAAGACATCTGATACATTTACAGCATGGAATTTGCAGTTAACCTATCACAATAACCTATTCTAAGCAAATGTCAGAAAGCAATAGCACATGCTGTGAATATCACACTGTTCGAAACCCAAACACATACCACTCTCAGTTTGATCTTGTTACTTAGCAACAGGATGCTACATCAATATGCAAAGGTGGATCAACAGAAATGTCAAGCAATGTTTATCTATTCATACTGGGAGATGGTCCAATATGGTAACATCCACACGTCTTGACCTTGTAACACAAGCAGAGCCATTTTCTAAACAGGAAAAGATGTCCTGCCGGACTCTATCACAGAGCCACTTAATACAGGCCAGTAAAATCAAAATGATTTTGGATCAAAGATGACatttatgttggaaaataaagctgacAAAAATGGTGTTGCCCTGGAATGTTGCTCAATAAATTATCTGAGAAAAATACAAGAACACTAGACTATTGATTTTTTGGAGGATTTATAGCCTTACAAAGTAATGAGCATGAGCAAGCACACTTGTATACCTatttccctctcctccctcatccAGTTTCACTCTGACAGCAGAGTGTGCAGCCACTAGATGCAAAGCCTTGCACAGAACATTTTGGAGTGGAGTAGAATCGTCAGCCAAGGAAATGACTCAAGTTGTGAAGCAGCATTTTTGGCAACTCTTTCCCATCAGACTGATATTCAGCTGAGCGTTCCCATTTTAGCTCTCCAGGGAAAACGTGGCCCACCTGCAGTCCTTCGATGGCCAGTTTGAGCATGGTGGGCGTCAGCTTGGAGGCCTGTTTGAAGGAGAAGTTGCTCCAGTCGATGATTAACATGAAGCCGTTGATCTGCCTCTCAGGGTCCTCTATCAGGACCTCCAGGGACAGGAGGATGGCCCGCAGGATGT
The sequence above is a segment of the Conger conger chromosome 4, fConCon1.1, whole genome shotgun sequence genome. Coding sequences within it:
- the LOC133127280 gene encoding clavesin-1-like isoform X1; this encodes MRYTMTHLQAGLSSETTEKARLELNENPDTLHQDIQQVRDMIITRPDIGFLRTDDPFILRFLRARKFNQVETFKLLAQYFQYRQQNLDMFQSFKADDPGIKRALMDGFPGVLETPDQYGRKILILFASNWDQSRNSFTDILRAILLSLEVLIEDPERQINGFMLIIDWSNFSFKQASKLTPTMLKLAIEGLQDSFPARFGGIHFVNQPWYIHALYTIIKPFLKDKTRKRIFLHGNNLNSLHQLIYPECLPSEFGGTLPPYDMGMWARTLLGPDYNDETEYTHTYDALHVKEALGISDKECSEKLMKRSQSVVEPGTLRHQDREEDTAQPLLALD
- the LOC133127280 gene encoding clavesin-1-like isoform X2 produces the protein MMHRTTGLSSETTEKARLELNENPDTLHQDIQQVRDMIITRPDIGFLRTDDPFILRFLRARKFNQVETFKLLAQYFQYRQQNLDMFQSFKADDPGIKRALMDGFPGVLETPDQYGRKILILFASNWDQSRNSFTDILRAILLSLEVLIEDPERQINGFMLIIDWSNFSFKQASKLTPTMLKLAIEGLQDSFPARFGGIHFVNQPWYIHALYTIIKPFLKDKTRKRIFLHGNNLNSLHQLIYPECLPSEFGGTLPPYDMGMWARTLLGPDYNDETEYTHTYDALHVKEALGISDKECSEKLMKRSQSVVEPGTLRHQDREEDTAQPLLALD